In the genome of Aedes aegypti strain LVP_AGWG chromosome 2, AaegL5.0 Primary Assembly, whole genome shotgun sequence, the window GATATATTTAGTACCTGAGGGGCATTCCATGGTCTCGTTGTAAAGTCTGCGGCTACCAAACAATACCATGCTAAAGGCGTCTCTGttagattcccggtcggtccaggatctttacaTAATTGatgtttccttgacttccctgggcataactTATCATTGtatctgccatacgatatataaatgcaaaaatggcaactttggcaaagaaaactcacagttaataactgtggaagttctcataagaacactatgctgagaagcaggctctatcccagtgaggacgtaatgccagaagaaAAAGCAACGACCGTATGAAGCTATGGAAAATCGTAAACGGGAACAGCTTTCCAGAGAAGCTTATTAGACTTGTTGCTCTTATAACGATGGACAGTTTTGAAAACTGTGTGACGATTTAGGGTAAATATTTGAGTTCTTTCGAATTCCATCGAAGATTTCGATAGGGTGATGTTCGATGGACATCCATGCCTgatgttcaacatcgcgctagaggGTGTCATGCAGAGAGCCGACTTTAACATCCGGGCCCAACTGTCAAGATTCGTACAATccagacaatttgtttgcttcgcggatgataggATAATGTTTGCAGAAGCATTTGAAACGGTCAGGTCTGTACACTTGCCTAAAACTTGAacgggggacggacctggtgtagtggttagaacactcgcctctcacgccgaggacctgggatcgaatcccatccccgacatagtcacttgtgatgtaaaaagttatagtgacgccttccttcggaagggaagtaaagccgttggtcccgagatgaactagcccagggctaaaaatctcgttaataaagtcaaaccaaccaacctaaAACTTGAACGAATTATAATCTATAGAGGCATTCAGTCAAAGCcgaagtacatgctggtaggcaaTATCGAGCGCGACGCGATAGGACTTGTCTAGGAAGAAGTTCAACTATAGACATGATTGTGATTGAGAAGGTCGGATTCATGCTAACAAAGAGCGTGTGTCTGAATCGAGTTTGGAAAGACAcggccatggaccgagtaaattgccGAAATATCAGTAATGAGgttttataaatttaaacaatgtaTTCAATACTATGAAACAAAAACTAAGTAATGTCACCATGTTGCCTTCAAAATTACGATCAGACAAAGCaacttttaatgaaatttctttCCTTTAGTGATGAACTGTACTGTAAAAGTATTTGTTTTCGAATAGTTCGTCTTATTCTTAATCTAATTACACGTCTTAATTGTATGCCTTCAATTGCACGGTTTTTCTCGCAATCACAGTTTTTTTGGTACTCTAGCAAAACCatacttttgtgttttgaagctAAGATCCCAGCTATCATCGGTATCATAGTCGTCATTATTTGCAGTTGTGGTTACCACAACGGTATTCCGAGCAGTTGTGCTGACACTTTTGGTGGCATTAGGTGGTTTATAGTTGCAAACAGAGCACTGGCTGTTATAGAAGGGCCACCAATAGTACGAATTGCTCCATGGAGGcacctgttgctgttgttgttctTGTTGAACTGGCGTGTTGATCACCGTCGTTACAGGTTGACTGATCGAAAGCTGGCTATTGGTGGTCGGTCCTGATCCTGATCCTGATGCTGAGGTTGGTGCTGCAGTTACTGCGCTCCAGTTATAACTGTGATCGTGCTTAAACTTTGCCGCTATAATTCCAAAGACAAACACGTTGgtaatgatgatcaatttcagaCCAAACAGCAACTTCAGTGGTAATAACAGAAATGGGATTGCAACTATAGGAACCCCTATCGCAAGCAATGTAAG includes:
- the LOC110676338 gene encoding uncharacterized protein LOC110676338, producing the protein MRDRRKQGTFLWLIIFCALLAWLVIMADCRKLRAPNRRKQKVVRDKIRLKPQLRQYNSDEYDGLIDPLEDYAAFSEYHDDTDELIKSQKFSAQNVGGFLKPYTKPIKYVQPVYIQQKKPRKPSTSVIREVHHIPVSDHKHASSVGSGFASGIKYILLTLLAIGVPIVAIPFLLLPLKLLFGLKLIIITNVFVFGIIAAKFKHDHSYNWSAVTAAPTSASGSGSGPTTNSQLSISQPVTTVINTPVQQEQQQQQVPPWSNSYYWWPFYNSQCSVCNYKPPNATKSVSTTARNTVVVTTTANNDDYDTDDSWDLSFKTQKYGFARVPKKL